The nucleotide sequence TTAGCATGCGATGGGTTGGCAACGACAATGCAGCCACTTAATAGTGATGCACTCGTTATAAAAAGTAATGATTTAGCTAATTTCATTGGTCTATTCCCTGTAATACATAATTATTTTAAGATTCTTGCTTAAGACAATCAAAAATCACGCCAAAAATAAAGCCCACAATATCAATAGCTTAATAAAGTCATTTTATCAACAAGGGATAAATCCAATAGTAATTGGCTAAAAGTACACTTATTTAGGGAGTTTATCGTCAAAAGTACTAATACTAAGTGGCTGAAATGAATTTAAGTAACACCAAGCCTTTTAAGTTTGCTGTCTTGTTGTATTTGAGGAGAATATTTAATTGCAAAGTGCTCGATTAGGTAATAGCGGGCTATTAGGCTTGATAGCAACGACACCGTGGATTATTTAAAGTAATACATTTGAAGCAATAATTTAACGAAATGGCCATAAATGACACGCTACTTGTATGCGGTTATAAAACAATAAACACAGCGTTTGCTGTGTTTATTTATAGGGGAGTGTTATTGGTTACTGGCCAACAGCTATGCAATAAATTTTATGGCTCACTTACTCTTCTTCACCATTAAGTAAGTCTGAAAATGCTGAGAGCCTGTCCAATACCATGCCATGGATTGATTTTCTTGGGTAACGTTTTGTCCGCGTGATTTTTCCAGCCGGTAGTGACATTAAAATTTCTATCGCCTGATCAATATTATCTACCGCGTAAATAGCAAACTGTCCGTCAGCTACCGCTTGGATGACATCAGGTGCCAACATCAAATTAATAGTATTGGTTTTTGGAATGATAACGCCTTGCTGGCCGGTTAATCCTTTGTCTTTACAGAGTCGATAAAAGCCTTCAATTTTTTCATTAACGCCACCAATAGACTGCACTTCACCGTGCTGATTCATTGAGCCAGTTATCGCAATGCCCTGTGCAATAGGTAAATTCGCAATAGCCGAGATTAATGCACAAAGCTCAGCCATTGAAGCGCTATCACCATCTATATGACCATAAGATTGCTCAATGGCAATATTGGCAGAAATAGTAACAGGGAATTTTTGTCCGTATTTGTGCCCCAAGTAGCCTGTTAAGATCAGCACGCCTTTAGAATGAATAGCTCGCCCTAAATCAACTTCTCTTTCTATATCAGTAACCCCTTGGCTTCCTGCATAGACCGTAGCGGTTATTCGTGCCGGTGTACCAAAAACACTATCGCCAATTTCTAATACCGTTAAGCCATTAATTTTACCAATGTGCTCACCTTCAGTATCAATCAATAATTGGCGTTCTTTAATTTCTTCTAACCACGCTTCACTCATGCGCCCTGTTCGACGCTGCTTAGCAGCTAACGCCATAGCAACATGCTTACCACAGAGACCATTTTTTCCATCCGACAGTTTCCATAAATAATGGGCTTCATCCAACAAATCATTAACTTGCACAATATTAGCCGATATCTTATGTTGGTGCTCTGCACGTCTGAGCGCATATTTAACTAATTCTAGTACCGCTTCATCAGTCACTTCAGGGTAGTTATTTCTATGCGCGCGTTGACGTATTAAATTAGCGTAGTCATTTAGGTTACTTTGATTTTTATCTAAATGGCGATCAAAGTCGGCCAGAACACGAAATAGCTCGGTAAACTCCTGATCATAATCTTGTAAGGTATAGTAAATTTCGGGATCACCTAGTAAAATCACTTTAACGTTTAACGGAATTTTCTCCGGTTGCAAGCTAAAAGCACCCGGTTGTAAGTATTCTGAATGTGGGTTTTCAATGGTAATTTCCTGCGACTTCAAGGCCAACTTTAATCGAGCCCAAACAAGCGGCTGAGTCAGTAATTTATCAGCTTCAAGTAAAATGTAACCGCCATT is from Colwellia sp. Arc7-635 and encodes:
- a CDS encoding ATP-binding protein, translated to MTNVSTNTRLKPDQLTADLTVKQFANATPTAEIEQVFIGHERAKEALTFGLSMQASGFNVYAMGEPGTGRQTLIKQMLATTASQESTPDEWCYINNFDDPNSPHSLYVSPGDGKQLLTRMNKFIDELMDLFPEIFDNPGYQRQKAALDRDFNKKYDEAIAEVEKTALKNEVVLYEDNGEIGFSPLVEGKPLDDKEFANLTESKRSDFYTLLAKLEDLLSEKLIELPQWKRISSDKLRKLKHETAAQSIQPFLAELETEFASNTGVLKYLEKVKAHVVDAVLELLVDESNEVPNDKDLRKLMVERFLPNLLVTRNANEGAPVIYEQNPTFQNLFGHVDFGSFQGSSYTSYRLIRPGALHKANGGYILLEADKLLTQPLVWARLKLALKSQEITIENPHSEYLQPGAFSLQPEKIPLNVKVILLGDPEIYYTLQDYDQEFTELFRVLADFDRHLDKNQSNLNDYANLIRQRAHRNNYPEVTDEAVLELVKYALRRAEHQHKISANIVQVNDLLDEAHYLWKLSDGKNGLCGKHVAMALAAKQRRTGRMSEAWLEEIKERQLLIDTEGEHIGKINGLTVLEIGDSVFGTPARITATVYAGSQGVTDIEREVDLGRAIHSKGVLILTGYLGHKYGQKFPVTISANIAIEQSYGHIDGDSASMAELCALISAIANLPIAQGIAITGSMNQHGEVQSIGGVNEKIEGFYRLCKDKGLTGQQGVIIPKTNTINLMLAPDVIQAVADGQFAIYAVDNIDQAIEILMSLPAGKITRTKRYPRKSIHGMVLDRLSAFSDLLNGEEE